From the Xiphophorus hellerii strain 12219 chromosome 20, Xiphophorus_hellerii-4.1, whole genome shotgun sequence genome, the window TGGATCTGTCAAAccttttgtaacattttgtttaaagtgCCTGGGGATGATTTAAATCTTTGACATATTTATCATCCTTTTATTTCAAGATTTACGATAACAAGCCAACATTTAAACTGCTTGACCCTCAATTTATTCATGTTAATTATTAAATGATTAGccataaataaattttgaagATATGGttatttctctgattttctccATTTGCTAACAAGCAGCCatggaaaattgtgtttttatcataCAGATAACTTTCAGCAGCAAAGTGCATGAATGCGACTCGGATACGGACACAATGAGCATAAATGATtgaccaataaaataaagtcaaaatttatttctgtatcacattttaaattagcATAATTTACTAAAGTCCTGAACAAAGTATAACATTGCTTACAACGTAGTGAAACATAAACCGcaataattaaaagcaaaaatataaccATATAGAAAAAACACTGTTGAACCAGCAACataaattagataaaaataactgttaaactctgaatattttaatttgtataaTTAGAAGACATGTGTTTGTCCTTAATCCTACATTAATAAAAGGATATGAAATAAActagaattattttaattagaatCAGCTTTACTGGTCAAGATTGTGTTCACAAACAAGGAATTTAACTTTGATTTTCAAGCGCTCACAGTACACAgacatatataaaataaaacaaggatAAAGGGAAAATATGTACATCCAAAATGACATAATATAATTTACACAACCTACATTTTAACCTTCAAGTCACATTTACATCTGACTATTCCTCTAGaacataatttaaagttttttcatctgttttgagTATAAAAAGTGGAGAGCTTTTGCGAAAGCCTTGATAGTTTCGTTTATGCCTTGAGTAACCTGCTACTATGCAAAATCGCAACAACTGTGAGAACTCCAGCAGAGCTGCACATTTTATCAGATCCCAGTGGTTAAATATGTGCAACATTTGAATTTCAAAGGACTGCCTGGACGCTATTGGCTGGGGATTTATGGGCTGCCTATAAATATTTGGACTCTGTGGATGGACTCTAGTCTTCCTTAAGCTGAGAGGCTAAAGCCGGCTGAGAGTTGTGTAATGGTAAAACCAGGAAATTGGCAGGAAAATATGGGTtaattgttttcaaatattGACATGGCAGTGTCCAGGTGTAGTAttgcaattaaatatttcccTGATCCTGGAGCATCAACATAGAAGCTGTGAACTTTAAATAACTGTAAAGCTCAGTCCTGGCTTTTGTCCAACATCTGAAATGCTGCCCCTATTTAACAAGAGCATGTCTCTGCTTAGTCACTTAACAAGTCTGATTGGACCCAATCTGGGCCCAATTGTTTCTCTACTTTTTCATATGTTTTAACTTAGTAGTAATAACAATATGGCCACTTTAATGTAAGATACTTGAATTActcctttttccatttttttctcgtCTTCCCTCAGTGTGCATGACAAACTGCCCAACGCTCATCGTGACCGTCGGACTTCCTGCCCGAGGAAAGACGTACATCTCAAAGAAGCTCACCCGCTACTTGAACTGGATAGGAGTGCCAACCAAAGGTATGAGAGAAGTTATCCTGACAATTATCCGCAGGGCAAAGTGAAAAGCAGCTGCTCTCTTTGGTTTGAAACGCGACTGTCTGGTTGTCAGAGTTCAACGTCGGTGATTATCGGAGAGAGTGTCTGAAGATCTACAAGTCCTTCGAGTTTTTCCGTCCAGATAACGAAGAGGGCGTTAAAATCAGACGGTGAGTTTTCACAGACGTTTTAAGGATCTAAAGTATTCAGACATATAGGCGGAGAGGAAACATAATAGAGTGACACTGAGCTGGCCAGATTTTCCATttgaaatttagttttttccaaGCTTAAATTCCTAGATTCTTTTGTAAAACGCTAAACAAAACCTTTACCCCATTGGGTTTTAGGATGTTTTATTACAAAGATCATCAGAAACTGTTGGCTTCCCATGCAGCAATGTGGGAAAAAGCCGTTTGCTCCATTTTATTTTGGCATCTGGACCAACGTGGATCAGCTCTATTTCAAAATCTTTAACCCTTGTACTTATCAAATCCAGACTGAATGGAGATACTTTCTGATCTGTGATACTTTTATCTTGTTTGtgaaaattacaagaaatataAGTCACTGATAGTTTTGTGCTTTGTTTAGCATCTAAAGTGTGTGCAGTTTAAGAACCACAATGCAGTTTTAAATCATGATATAAGAGGCCCAGAGgacacaaaagcacaaaaattcccacttgttaaaagtttttaatgggTGCGCCTTTATATTTGTTCTTGGTGAGTAGATTGCTGATAAATGAAGCAGTCTAGATAGAAATCAATGTAAAAagtcatttattaattttgaaatcCTGAATTTAATATATTCATCAATAGAGAAAGGAATAAActctaaaaactgaaacattttccccTACTTACCCCGACTTGGAAAATGTCCAAATCCATTTCTGTACATTTCAGTGAGTCCTGACGGACTCATCTGTAAATTGTTTTAAGGAGCATCTCCTCTTGTGTCCTTTCACAGTCAATGTGCGATGTCTGCGCTGAATGACGTGCGGCAGTATCTGAGTGTTGAAGGAGGACAAGTTGCTGTAAGTCCTTCAGTTCCTCCCTGATGTCTGCAAGCAAAGCAGCTGCACAGCAATTATGTGAAAGTGCTGCAGTAATAATTCTTTCCTGCTGTTTCAGGTGTTTGACGCCACAAACACGACAAGAGACAGAAGAGGAACCATCATGAAGTTCGCCGAACAGAACGGGTTCAAAGTATGATCGATTGATCTGCTTTTAACTTCGAGTTGATAGCTTCCAAGTTTTTTACAGTATGTTCTTCTCATTGCAGGTATTTTTTGTGGAGTCTGTGTGTGAAGACCCAGAGGTCATTGCACAAAACATCGTGGTGAGCACCATTTGGGTTGATTCTGTGTTTATATCAAATAATATGCAGCTGTGTAAATCTGCCTTCTAGAAACGCGAGCGGACGGGTTTGTTTTGATTCAGCCAacgtctgcttcctgcttttccTTCGCTCACATGCTGTTTTCTCTTTGAAGCAAGTAAAGCTGGGAAACCCAGACTACAtgaactgcagctcagaggaggccATCGAAGACTTCATGGAGAGAGTAAAGTGTTACGAGACCTCCTACCAGCCTCTGGACGAAGATCTGGACAGGTGAAGATCCACAAACGAACCGACCCGATGATGAAATCACCTCAGTGTTGAGGAAGTTTGACCGATTTTCCTCTCTTTTCAGTGACATGTCTTACATAAAGATCATGGATGTGGGCCGTCGATACCTGGTGAACCGCGTTGTTGACCACGTCCAGAGCCGAATCGTCTACTACCTGATGAATATCCACATCACTCCACGCTCCATCTACCTCTGTCGTCATGGCGAGAGCGATCTCAACATCAAGGGACGCATCGGAGGAGACTCCGGCTTGTCTTCCAGGGGGAAAGAGGTCAGTTTCTGTACATGTCTGAAACATATAGGAATGTGCAAAACGTTCCTTAGGCTTTCATTGAAGAAAGGCATAAGAAACTTGATTGTACATAGTTTCCTATTAGTCATTTAAGGGAcagggctgaaatgattcatCAAATTCATTGTGaagaatcgattattgaaataattgtcaattaatttagtaatcaattaatcattaaccaTACAGACCATAAAATCCTCCAAAAGGTTGTTTGCTGATAGAAGAACTTATTCActgcagtaattaagccaaaactgtacaaaagatttatacattttgcatttgtgattaaaaaaactttgCCTGTTAACATTTTCTACCCTGAACTTCACATGGATTTTTGGCAAAGTATTTTTCCTTTGTTCATGTTGTAAAGATTAAAGAAATGCCACTAAGTAGAAATATCTGACTCCACAAATTATCTAGCCagtgtcatttttcttccatttatcaattatttgttttcttctgtcacATTAAACAGCCCTTTCAGGATGTTGCAAAGTTTTTTTATGATTGTTGTGGCctaaaattacagattttctgCACCTTTTCCTAAAAAGTTGTGGTTTTTAAGCTTTAGTTTTGCCCCAACGTGGTCttcaaaaaagtttaaattgctTCACACGACCTCCCCATAAAGTATtttaacagtaaatatttaagtgaaaataacattttcgaGTACCTTTGTAAAGTAGCACCCTTAATGCAGTTAGAATAATGTTCTGAGGAATTGTCAAAGTGCAAAAGTAGAATTTCATATGGTCAGAGGTCAGCGTCACACAAGCTTTCATCTTGCGGCTTCGGATTTAAGAGACATCGAAAAACAAGTTAGAAAGGGGCAAAAGGTGACTGATCAAAATTCATCTGAATTtcagtgattggtcagaaaataAGGAAAGAACATTTTAAGATAACTGGTCAGACTTGTGGAAAAATTGCGATGATTGATGAAAATTGCAAGTCTGTGCAAAATTTGCGAATGTAAAGTGAATTTGTCCTAATGGTTGAGATTGTAACTTCCTGGATTAAACTTGATCAAGATCTTCATGAAATGGTTTCTTATCATGCAGTTTGCTAAACGCTTGAGGAGCTACCTCGAAGAGCAGAAAATCAAGGATCTGAAGATCTGGACCAGCCAGATGAAGAGAACCATCCAGACAGCAGAGTGCCTTGGCATTCCATATGAACAATGGAAATCCCTCAACGAGATCGACGCTGTAAGTTCACTTCTGGTCTCATCCCTTAAGAAGAGATATCATTGCCAAAGTATCATtttgaaatctgttttcttcCTTCTACGAAGGGTGTGTGTGAAGAAATGATGTATGAGGAGATCCAGCAGCATTTCCCTCTGGAGTTCGCATTGAGAGACCAAGACAAGTACCGCTACCGCTATCCAAAAGGAGAGGTGATTCAAGGGATTTCTCTGaatgttttactgtattttttacatgagTTAGACGAGTTTTTTTGTGGTATATTTTGAGTATTTTGTGGTTCTGTGTTAGTCGTATGAAGACCTGGTGCAGCGGCTGGAGCCTGTGATCATGGAGTTGGAGAGACAGGAGAATGTCCTGGTCATTTGTCACCAGGCTGTGATGCGCTGCCTGCTGGCGTACTTCCTGGACAAGACTTCACGTAAGAGAGACTGTGTCTCCTTAAAATGTGTCTATTCATATCTTTTGAATTGTAAGtctgaagcagaaggaaaacttTATATGGTTTCAAGTCTGTATGCAAGTAAAAATTGGAATCTGCCATCCATTTGTGTTCAGCCATTTCATAAACAATTGTTTGCAACCAGCTCAAGCAGATACTTAATGTAGTGCATGTGAGTGCATACATTTAAGTCCTTACACAGATTCTCAACTGAATTGTAGCcagggctttgactgggccaattTAATTAATGAGTATGTCTCAATCTAAACCTACAGCCTGCAGCTCCAGAGCTTTAATGGCTCTTAATAACTCTTGCTTAAAATTATAAAGAGTCGgctgttgttttaaatacaaaacGACAGCTGTTTTAGatatacatttatattacaGCCTCTCCTTCATGGTTTGAAGTGAACTCCAACCAGGACTTATTGTGattttctgcttctctctctttcctaCAGATGAGTTGCCTTATCTCAAGTGTCCTCTGCACACCGTCTTAAAGTTGACACCCGTTGCTTATGGTGAGCATTTTTGGGgagtttataaatgtttttctaagtaTTCTTTCAGCCAGATTATGCTGTATATTGAGAGGCTATCGATATTAATAGGTATTTAATGTGATTATCTtcattttaggttttaaaaccCCACAAAATTTCCACTATAggtcaaaaatgtgtttatttttagcttcttccacttgtttttttatacagTGTTTCGTTCTTCTACACTGTGTAGTTCTGGGTTGGAACTGAGATGTTTTTTATACTGACAAATTACAACCTCATAATGCAGAGAAGCAATAAGCTCTGTGGACAACCAGCCTTCCCTGTGAAGTCATTCCGCATCTGAAATTGCCGTATTGCTTGTTCAGGCAGTGTAGCGTTCTGGTTGCATTACGCTAACAGCTCCTTCGTAGTTGGATAGTGTGTGTGAAACAGGTTAGGCTTGAAAACAGGCATTTATGTAATTTGACAAAACTTGTCATCAGTAACTGCTACGAAAGTTATTCTCATATTATCAGCTATTAAGTATGTAGAAATTTCTTTGGGAAGTTATGTTCTATAATTCATTTAAGTCTTAaagctttatgtcatgttataatgttattccctcatcaaaaacataactggagtgttgcttagattcatgcatgtttgaagaATCCTTGAATTTCTGGTAGCAGCCATTGggggtgcctaaacgcttgctcCTCTCTCActcagctccaccagactagcagcagcagcaactagcaaacacctggtgtaactgtgtgtctgctgagctcatcatacaaactactcCTCAGTCCAACTCTCTTAAGAACGATTGTAAACGGCATCATGGAGTAGTATgtttgtgatgacttcctgaaggtagAGTGtcagagcaggagcttcttaaagtgaTGGAAGCCCAATTGGaaagtcaaatgtcttttaagtcatgtttgatatatatatttagcatttttataacagctggAGGTAACATACTTGATTGTGCTCTacgtggctggaaaatacataatacaacacctttaaattttaattcaaGAGTCCTAGGAAGTCTTGAAATTAAAGCAGTGAAACTCTCAGAAATCCTGAAAACAGCTTCATCACGAGCTAAAGGAGACCAGCTGCAGCCTGATGCGCACAGAGGTTATTATCGTGCCTATACAAAACTTATTTCCTCTgaataatgtattattttcctatTTGTTTTCTCCTCCTCAGGATGTAAAGTGGAGTCTGTGTATTTAGGCGTGGAGTCtgtgaacacacacagagaccGACCAGAGGTGGGTATCACAAACAGCATACTGAGAAGTCTGACAGCAGAGCGTTGACTTCGCTGCGTCATCAACCTCACGCCGTCCGTGAACCTCGTCCAGATCTGGGCCGGGGTCGGGTCGGGTGGGGGTTCCTCTCTCTAAACACACAGACTGTGACTTTGTGCCTAAGCTCTTCAGGAGGCACATCACGTCATCCTACATATTCAGGTCCGAATCCCCCTGCAGCTCAGCTGTCAGAGTTCAGCCCGTTCCTGTTGTGACAGAATATGAAGAATGTATCACAAAACAGCCCAATCTGTTGACCCATCATTTCATTCTTGTTTCCAGTGTTAGGAAAATAATTCAGCTTTGTGTTTCTATAAACAAAGTGTGACAAATCAATACAGTACGGAGAGTCCTGTGGGACAAACAATCACTGCACTTAACATACATTAATATTTAACCAGCTGATTGCAGATTAGAGCTGATAAAGAGAAAACTATCATATTTCAATCTCTGGATAATTAACTGGTGCATCTGTATTTCTTTGTATGCGTGCTTGTGGTTAATCTCTAGTTCAAACCTCTCTGTTTCATCataagtttaattttagtttatttattgtcGCTGCTGTACATACAATTTGAAATCTTAACCTGAATCATGCTGCACACGACGCACAATTGTCCTGCCTATTGAGTCATTGTTAAAGCTGCACCTTGAGCCTAAGCTaagtattgtttttaaatgttaacgGTTGACCTGTGATATTTACCAGCaatgttttcagtttgctgTTAAGTTTcgaagtttgtgttttatacTTCAATCGAATGTAATTTGTCTTATGTTGACATTGTTAACGTTTgtgcattataaataaaacaagttcatttcAATTATTGTTTCTGGCcaaattatcatttattttgtcaaaagtaAAGCAGACATAGTGgcttatatttttaaagacgTTTTCTTCATTCTACATAAAATTTCAGCActatattcagagcagtaaggTTGGAGACAACTAAATGTATTCTACAGCCTCTTCATATTGTCTCTGATTTTTATACATCTAGTTACGCCTAGAAACAACC encodes:
- the pfkfb4b gene encoding 6-phosphofructo-2-kinase/fructose-2,6-bisphosphatase 4b isoform X2; protein product: MRGSCHPNNPRDRTVCMTNCPTLIVTVGLPARGKTYISKKLTRYLNWIGVPTKEFNVGDYRRECLKIYKSFEFFRPDNEEGVKIRRQCAMSALNDVRQYLSVEGGQVAVFDATNTTRDRRGTIMKFAEQNGFKVFFVESVCEDPEVIAQNIVQVKLGNPDYMNCSSEEAIEDFMERVKCYETSYQPLDEDLDSDMSYIKIMDVGRRYLVNRVVDHVQSRIVYYLMNIHITPRSIYLCRHGESDLNIKGRIGGDSGLSSRGKEFAKRLRSYLEEQKIKDLKIWTSQMKRTIQTAECLGIPYEQWKSLNEIDAGVCEEMMYEEIQQHFPLEFALRDQDKYRYRYPKGESYEDLVQRLEPVIMELERQENVLVICHQAVMRCLLAYFLDKTSHELPYLKCPLHTVLKLTPVAYGCKVESVYLGVESVNTHRDRPENVNVQRSTEDALQTVPAHL
- the pfkfb4b gene encoding 6-phosphofructo-2-kinase/fructose-2,6-bisphosphatase 4b isoform X1, whose amino-acid sequence is MLDNEDHLLENHPRELTQNPLKKIWMPHKNSHIGHRRVCMTNCPTLIVTVGLPARGKTYISKKLTRYLNWIGVPTKEFNVGDYRRECLKIYKSFEFFRPDNEEGVKIRRQCAMSALNDVRQYLSVEGGQVAVFDATNTTRDRRGTIMKFAEQNGFKVFFVESVCEDPEVIAQNIVQVKLGNPDYMNCSSEEAIEDFMERVKCYETSYQPLDEDLDSDMSYIKIMDVGRRYLVNRVVDHVQSRIVYYLMNIHITPRSIYLCRHGESDLNIKGRIGGDSGLSSRGKEFAKRLRSYLEEQKIKDLKIWTSQMKRTIQTAECLGIPYEQWKSLNEIDAGVCEEMMYEEIQQHFPLEFALRDQDKYRYRYPKGESYEDLVQRLEPVIMELERQENVLVICHQAVMRCLLAYFLDKTSHELPYLKCPLHTVLKLTPVAYGCKVESVYLGVESVNTHRDRPENVNVQRSTEDALQTVPAHL
- the pfkfb4b gene encoding 6-phosphofructo-2-kinase/fructose-2,6-bisphosphatase 4b isoform X3: MYSKTFKRLHFDTVCMTNCPTLIVTVGLPARGKTYISKKLTRYLNWIGVPTKEFNVGDYRRECLKIYKSFEFFRPDNEEGVKIRRQCAMSALNDVRQYLSVEGGQVAVFDATNTTRDRRGTIMKFAEQNGFKVFFVESVCEDPEVIAQNIVQVKLGNPDYMNCSSEEAIEDFMERVKCYETSYQPLDEDLDSDMSYIKIMDVGRRYLVNRVVDHVQSRIVYYLMNIHITPRSIYLCRHGESDLNIKGRIGGDSGLSSRGKEFAKRLRSYLEEQKIKDLKIWTSQMKRTIQTAECLGIPYEQWKSLNEIDAGVCEEMMYEEIQQHFPLEFALRDQDKYRYRYPKGESYEDLVQRLEPVIMELERQENVLVICHQAVMRCLLAYFLDKTSHELPYLKCPLHTVLKLTPVAYGCKVESVYLGVESVNTHRDRPENVNVQRSTEDALQTVPAHL